Proteins found in one Mucilaginibacter gracilis genomic segment:
- a CDS encoding phosphoribosylaminoimidazolesuccinocarboxamide synthase, with product MNSIKETHFTLPNQTAFYKGKVRDVYTIADKYLAMVVTDRISAFDVVLPEAIPFKGQVLNQIAAKFLSATADIVPNWVIAVPDPNVTIGRICEPFKVEMVIRGYLAGHAAREYAAGRRTVCGVNLPEGLKENDKLAEPIITPTTKASVGHDEDISREDILAKGIVSESDYIQLEAYTRALYQRGTEMADKQGLILVDTKYEFGKADGVIYLIDEIHTPDSSRYFYKEGYQERQQTGEPQKQLSKEFVRRWLIENGFQGKDGQTVPVMTPEKVASISERYIELYEQIIGETFVKPEAGNVLERVQNNVEEALSKL from the coding sequence ATGAATTCAATAAAAGAAACACACTTTACACTTCCAAACCAAACAGCTTTTTATAAAGGCAAGGTTAGGGATGTTTACACCATTGCCGATAAATACCTTGCCATGGTGGTTACCGACAGAATATCGGCCTTTGATGTGGTTTTGCCCGAGGCAATACCATTTAAGGGGCAGGTGCTTAACCAAATAGCTGCTAAATTTTTGAGTGCCACTGCGGATATTGTACCCAACTGGGTAATTGCCGTACCCGACCCGAACGTGACTATTGGCCGTATTTGCGAACCTTTTAAGGTAGAAATGGTGATTCGCGGATATTTGGCCGGGCATGCCGCCCGCGAATATGCCGCCGGAAGGCGCACGGTTTGCGGCGTTAACCTGCCCGAAGGATTGAAAGAAAACGATAAACTTGCAGAGCCCATTATCACGCCAACAACCAAAGCATCTGTTGGGCACGATGAGGATATTTCGCGCGAGGATATTTTGGCGAAAGGTATCGTATCCGAAAGTGATTACATCCAGTTAGAAGCTTATACACGCGCCCTGTATCAGCGAGGCACCGAGATGGCCGATAAACAAGGACTTATTTTGGTGGATACCAAATACGAATTTGGCAAAGCCGATGGCGTTATTTATTTAATTGATGAGATACACACGCCCGATTCATCACGTTACTTTTACAAGGAAGGTTACCAGGAACGCCAGCAAACCGGCGAGCCGCAAAAGCAGTTAAGTAAGGAGTTTGTGCGCCGTTGGCTGATAGAAAATGGTTTCCAGGGGAAAGACGGCCAAACTGTACCGGTAATGACGCCGGAAAAGGTAGCATCAATCTCCGAAAGGTATATTGAACTTTACGAACAAATTATTGGCGAAACCTTTGTTAAGCCCGAAGCCGGGAATGTGTTGGAACGAGTGCAGAACAATGTGGAAGAAGCGTTAAGTAAACTTTAA
- a CDS encoding SAM hydrolase/SAM-dependent halogenase family protein: MAIITLTTDLGDKDIYQAALKGSILKLLPTVTIVDITHSVAAFNVQQAAFILKNSFHYFPEGTVHLIGIDTVYNEYTKYLAVKYRNHYFVGADNGIFSLMFTDDVEDMFEINIMQDLKFLHFPLADIFVKAACHLARGGALQQIGLPITTLEKKMNLQPVVEKNVIKGSVIYIDSFQNVITNITKEFFNSEQKGRRFVLYFKRNETINHLSWHYNEVPEGEKLCMFGISDHLEIAINKGNASGLLGLNLGDSVIIDFQ; this comes from the coding sequence ATGGCAATTATAACTTTAACTACTGATCTGGGCGATAAAGATATTTATCAGGCCGCCCTTAAAGGTAGTATTTTAAAGTTACTGCCCACAGTTACCATTGTTGATATTACCCACTCGGTTGCCGCGTTTAATGTACAACAAGCGGCTTTTATTTTAAAAAATAGTTTTCATTATTTTCCCGAAGGAACAGTTCACCTTATCGGGATAGATACTGTTTATAACGAATACACCAAATATCTTGCCGTAAAATACCGTAACCATTATTTTGTTGGTGCCGATAACGGGATATTCTCGCTCATGTTTACGGATGATGTGGAAGATATGTTCGAGATCAATATTATGCAGGATCTTAAATTTTTGCATTTTCCGCTTGCCGATATTTTTGTAAAAGCCGCCTGCCACCTGGCCCGGGGCGGTGCATTGCAGCAAATTGGCTTACCCATAACCACGCTGGAGAAGAAGATGAACCTACAGCCAGTGGTTGAAAAAAATGTAATAAAAGGCAGCGTTATCTACATCGATTCGTTTCAGAACGTAATTACCAATATTACCAAAGAGTTTTTTAACAGCGAACAAAAGGGCCGCAGGTTTGTATTGTATTTTAAACGTAACGAAACTATTAACCACCTGAGCTGGCACTACAATGAAGTGCCCGAGGGCGAAAAGCTTTGCATGTTTGGTATAAGCGACCACCTGGAAATTGCTATTAACAAAGGCAATGCAAGCGGACTGCTCGGACTAAACCTTGGCGATAGCGTAATTATCGATTTTCAGTAA
- a CDS encoding PhoH family protein produces MNELKLTIEHINPAVLWGPNNDHFEIIKKQYPKLKLVARGNEIKVLGDEAELNIFQEKLNKLIQHVEKYETLDTNELGRILGAKIHEPTAAEANTEKNMGEVIVFGPNGIMVKARTANQRRMVDTIVKNDIIFAIGPAGTGKTYTAVALAVRALKNKEVKRIILTRPAVEAGENLGFLPGDLKEKIDPYLRPLYDALDDMIPVDKLKLYLENRTIEIAPLAFMRGRTLDNCFVILDEAQNATDMQLKMFLTRMGPTAKFIVTGDVTQIDLPKKQQSGLHTALRILTDIKGIDIIYLTGEDVVRHKLVRKILEAYGDIQ; encoded by the coding sequence TTGAACGAACTAAAATTAACTATTGAGCATATTAACCCCGCAGTTTTATGGGGCCCCAATAACGATCATTTCGAGATCATCAAAAAGCAATATCCTAAGCTTAAATTAGTTGCGCGTGGCAACGAGATTAAAGTACTGGGAGACGAAGCCGAATTAAACATTTTCCAGGAGAAGCTTAACAAGCTGATACAGCACGTTGAAAAATACGAAACTTTAGATACCAACGAACTGGGCCGCATACTCGGTGCCAAAATACACGAACCCACTGCTGCCGAAGCCAATACCGAAAAAAACATGGGCGAGGTAATTGTATTTGGCCCCAATGGTATTATGGTGAAGGCACGTACGGCTAACCAGCGCCGCATGGTTGATACCATTGTAAAAAACGACATTATTTTTGCCATTGGCCCCGCAGGTACAGGCAAAACCTATACTGCCGTTGCTTTGGCTGTACGCGCACTTAAAAATAAAGAGGTTAAACGCATTATATTAACCCGGCCGGCTGTTGAAGCAGGGGAGAACCTTGGTTTTTTACCCGGTGACCTAAAAGAAAAGATTGACCCATACCTGCGCCCTTTATACGATGCGCTGGATGATATGATACCGGTAGATAAGCTAAAGCTATACCTTGAAAACCGTACCATTGAAATTGCGCCCCTGGCATTTATGCGTGGCCGTACATTGGATAATTGCTTTGTTATTTTAGATGAGGCGCAAAATGCCACCGACATGCAATTAAAAATGTTTTTAACCCGTATGGGTCCAACAGCCAAATTTATTGTTACCGGCGACGTTACCCAGATAGATTTACCTAAAAAACAACAAAGCGGTTTGCATACGGCCCTGCGTATTTTAACTGATATTAAAGGCATTGATATAATTTACCTTACCGGCGAAGACGTAGTGCGCCACAAACTGGTTAGGAAAATTTTAGAAGCTTACGGGGATATACAATAA
- a CDS encoding DUF4249 domain-containing protein: MNILSAFRKSFKLCGVVSVTALLATSCTRVVDLQLGTDTGKLVVEGNITNVKGVQSVKLTQNVAFTSTNVYPAVSGATVAVSDNKGNTYQMTEAPAGTYSVSQLAGIPGNVYTLNVLTNGKSYTATSTLLAVVTLDSVTSKNTVINASKNRKQITVHYQDPLGVANQYRFVMYVNGVQVKSVFAYNDNFNDGKYAHTDLRQTDIDIYPGDTVLVEMQCIDSSIYTYWYTLMQQQPNGPGGGVTPTNPPTNITPAALGYFSAHTTQSISIVVKP, encoded by the coding sequence GTGAATATTTTATCAGCCTTCCGCAAGTCATTTAAGTTATGTGGCGTAGTATCAGTTACTGCATTGTTAGCAACATCGTGTACAAGGGTGGTTGATTTGCAATTGGGTACCGATACCGGCAAATTAGTTGTTGAAGGTAATATCACCAATGTTAAGGGCGTGCAATCGGTAAAACTTACTCAAAACGTGGCATTTACCAGCACCAATGTTTATCCGGCAGTTTCTGGTGCTACCGTTGCAGTTAGTGATAATAAAGGCAATACCTATCAAATGACGGAAGCACCTGCCGGTACATATTCGGTAAGCCAGCTTGCGGGTATTCCCGGTAATGTTTATACACTCAATGTGTTAACTAACGGCAAAAGCTACACGGCAACTTCAACCCTGCTAGCGGTTGTAACGCTCGATTCGGTTACTTCAAAAAATACTGTTATTAATGCCAGTAAAAACCGCAAGCAAATAACAGTACACTATCAGGATCCGTTAGGTGTAGCCAACCAGTACAGGTTTGTAATGTATGTTAACGGTGTACAGGTAAAAAGTGTGTTTGCTTATAACGATAACTTTAACGACGGAAAGTACGCCCATACAGATTTGAGGCAAACCGATATTGACATTTATCCCGGCGATACCGTGTTGGTAGAAATGCAGTGTATTGATAGCAGCATTTACACCTATTGGTACACCTTAATGCAACAACAGCCTAACGGCCCGGGCGGTGGAGTTACCCCAACCAACCCGCCAACTAACATAACACCTGCCGCACTGGGTTACTTTAGCGCCCATACTACTCAAAGTATCAGCATTGTGGTAAAACCGTAA